From ANME-2 cluster archaeon, one genomic window encodes:
- a CDS encoding alpha-2-macroglobulin yields MNSNKLAPIIISLLAISLILLLVFPTITQPISNLINQPAHPYDPTATYTGSDLLILAPRVMFTGGESAVTIAATDKGAPVEQSISFMLVDAAGVATTLTKGSTGPTGHAVATFDVPELEQGTYTLVAQPAGSNATFNGSVRIANSSALFLETDKPIYKPGQTIHGRILSLNNNLIPVSCQCIIEISDAKGIKIFKETLDTNEYGVASFDMPLASEVNLGTWKVKAEMGQAKTQLDLRVEKYVLPKFQVDVTTPRNWFLVDDPITGTVDANYFFGKQVEGRVSVVASRYVGVWEEYATYEVDLEDGSAEFELPEAGWVAGTYGAGGMGSLTLNISVTDTGNHTETTTKLLKITESPVVLQIIPESRLVKPGMPFNILIVTETPDGEPLEQEVEIELEFVDTNYNYQTQSSTVTTSNGVALAEFQAPEDVRSANIQASSGDASQSMNLGAVYSPSGSFLHLVQDGGGTPKVGDTISFIVYSTNPGTVYYDIVAGGRTVFSATSSERNISLTVTPQMSPKAKVVAYIINPNSEVSADTLPFDVIMEAPVDLQVSFDQDEVEPSGDVSVNFDAGSRSMIGYSIVDESVFALSEGRLNLQQVFNELEQRFMEPQAEAHPQYWTPVPMGAQDIIEDAGLQVLKSPNLEVPEQVHEPEVEGGMGKGGFFGDVMMVEEAMDAAAPMEGPVESATGVPQAESDSGLAEVERVRQFFPETWVWEPELITDDSGMAEVDLSAPDSITTWRLHAVSSSPDGFGIAETGLKVFQDFFVDPDLPYAVTRGEEFPVTVQVYNYLDKEQQVTVTLSGTNWFDIIGSSNSQISVPANSVQPVSFTIRPTQVGTQLVEITGQTTSRADAVKKEIIVEPEGTQREIVINGILQDQDVILDAVLPHGIVADSGKILLSFTPSLVAQSISGVDDLLGMPYGCGEQNMMFFAPDVEILRYLKTSGQTNPEIQAKAEMFIITGYQRQLTYQHRDGSFSAFGDSDPIGSLWLTAFVLQSFSSARDVTTIDDSVLDGAADWIMSNQNQDGSWDQIGFVHHQEILGGMSGKYSLSAYTALSLLEYGRASGPLDNAQEYLEDNLDDQQDDPYALALAALVLERMGSDRADDALDMLMDLAQQDENGMYWELEPSVEPRGMYWQPPSSKNVEVTAYGALVLIEHRDARANEVLKWLSAQRNSLGGYGSTQDTVLAFKALMTAAATQAKDTDATITVTADGKKITQVSVDAGNYDVLQIVEIPGSAELITLSISGKGDINYQLVKRFNVILPVEPVFTDLEFEVEYDATDVAVNDIVDVHARVNYTGRANSTGMLILDVAVPTGFAPVVSTLNELKTDGLISRYEIAGRKIILYVDDLPGGEELLFDLQVQAQFPVKAIIPDSSAYSYYNPEIKAESRGREIVVV; encoded by the coding sequence ATGAACTCAAACAAGCTCGCCCCAATAATAATATCCCTGTTAGCCATCTCCCTCATACTGCTGCTGGTCTTCCCCACCATCACCCAACCCATTTCAAACCTCATCAACCAGCCCGCCCATCCATACGACCCAACAGCCACCTACACAGGCAGCGACCTGCTCATCCTGGCCCCTCGCGTAATGTTCACAGGCGGCGAATCAGCCGTCACCATAGCAGCCACAGACAAAGGCGCACCTGTAGAGCAGAGTATCAGCTTCATGCTCGTGGACGCTGCCGGAGTGGCGACCACACTCACAAAGGGCTCAACCGGTCCCACAGGTCATGCTGTGGCAACCTTTGACGTGCCAGAACTTGAGCAGGGTACCTACACTCTGGTGGCACAGCCCGCAGGTTCCAATGCCACCTTCAACGGCAGTGTCAGGATCGCAAACAGCAGCGCCCTGTTCCTTGAGACTGACAAGCCCATCTACAAACCCGGCCAGACCATCCACGGGCGCATCCTGTCCCTGAACAACAACCTAATACCAGTATCATGCCAGTGCATAATTGAAATATCGGATGCCAAAGGCATCAAGATATTCAAGGAGACCCTGGACACCAACGAATACGGCGTAGCATCCTTTGACATGCCCCTTGCAAGCGAAGTGAACCTCGGTACCTGGAAGGTCAAAGCCGAAATGGGCCAGGCCAAGACCCAGCTTGACCTGAGGGTCGAGAAATACGTACTTCCCAAGTTCCAGGTCGATGTGACCACACCCAGGAACTGGTTCCTGGTGGATGACCCCATCACCGGCACAGTAGATGCAAACTACTTCTTTGGCAAGCAAGTGGAAGGCAGGGTCAGTGTAGTTGCCTCCAGATACGTTGGAGTGTGGGAGGAATATGCCACATATGAAGTGGACCTGGAAGACGGGTCCGCAGAATTCGAACTGCCGGAAGCCGGATGGGTAGCCGGCACCTACGGTGCCGGGGGAATGGGCAGCCTGACCCTGAACATCTCGGTGACAGATACCGGGAACCACACCGAAACCACTACCAAACTGTTAAAGATCACAGAATCACCTGTAGTACTCCAGATCATACCCGAATCCAGGCTGGTCAAGCCAGGCATGCCCTTTAATATATTGATTGTTACCGAAACCCCTGACGGAGAACCCCTGGAACAGGAAGTAGAGATAGAGCTTGAATTTGTAGATACGAACTACAATTACCAGACCCAGTCCTCCACCGTGACCACCAGTAACGGTGTAGCACTTGCCGAATTCCAGGCACCTGAAGATGTCCGGAGCGCAAATATCCAAGCCAGTTCCGGCGATGCATCCCAGAGCATGAACCTTGGTGCCGTTTATTCGCCAAGCGGCAGTTTCCTGCACCTGGTACAGGATGGCGGCGGCACCCCTAAAGTTGGAGATACCATCAGTTTCATTGTTTACAGTACCAACCCGGGTACTGTCTATTATGATATCGTAGCTGGCGGCAGGACAGTATTCTCTGCCACAAGCAGTGAGCGCAACATCAGCCTTACAGTCACACCCCAGATGAGCCCAAAAGCAAAAGTTGTGGCATACATCATCAATCCCAACAGCGAAGTATCGGCAGACACCCTGCCATTTGACGTGATAATGGAAGCACCTGTTGACCTGCAGGTTTCGTTCGACCAGGATGAAGTTGAACCCAGCGGCGATGTGAGTGTGAATTTCGATGCAGGCTCCAGGTCAATGATAGGATATTCCATAGTGGACGAATCAGTGTTCGCCCTAAGCGAGGGCAGGTTGAACCTCCAGCAAGTATTTAACGAACTGGAGCAGCGGTTCATGGAACCCCAGGCCGAAGCACATCCCCAGTACTGGACCCCGGTTCCAATGGGTGCACAGGATATTATCGAAGATGCTGGCCTGCAGGTGCTTAAATCCCCTAACCTTGAGGTACCTGAACAGGTACACGAACCGGAAGTAGAAGGTGGGATGGGAAAAGGTGGTTTCTTTGGAGATGTGATGATGGTGGAAGAGGCCATGGACGCCGCTGCTCCCATGGAGGGACCAGTAGAATCTGCTACCGGGGTGCCACAGGCCGAATCCGATAGCGGTCTGGCCGAAGTGGAGCGGGTCAGGCAATTCTTCCCAGAGACCTGGGTATGGGAGCCTGAACTGATCACCGATGACAGCGGCATGGCAGAAGTTGACCTGAGCGCCCCTGATTCCATTACAACATGGAGACTCCATGCAGTTTCCTCATCCCCTGATGGTTTTGGCATTGCAGAGACCGGCCTGAAGGTGTTCCAGGACTTCTTTGTAGACCCTGACCTGCCCTATGCAGTGACAAGGGGAGAGGAGTTCCCTGTCACTGTACAGGTGTATAATTACCTGGATAAGGAACAACAGGTGACTGTTACACTGTCCGGCACCAACTGGTTTGATATTATCGGCAGCAGTAACAGCCAGATAAGCGTCCCTGCCAACAGTGTGCAGCCTGTCAGCTTCACCATCAGGCCCACACAGGTAGGTACACAACTGGTAGAGATCACAGGCCAGACCACGTCCCGCGCTGATGCTGTAAAGAAAGAGATCATCGTTGAGCCTGAGGGGACCCAACGTGAGATAGTGATAAACGGCATCCTTCAGGACCAGGATGTGATACTGGATGCGGTCCTGCCACATGGTATTGTCGCCGATTCGGGGAAAATACTGCTTAGCTTCACCCCATCCCTGGTGGCGCAATCCATCAGCGGCGTGGACGACCTGCTGGGTATGCCTTACGGCTGCGGTGAGCAGAACATGATGTTCTTCGCCCCGGACGTGGAGATACTGCGATACCTGAAAACATCCGGCCAGACCAATCCCGAGATACAGGCCAAAGCCGAGATGTTTATCATTACCGGGTACCAGCGTCAACTGACCTACCAGCACAGGGACGGTTCGTTCTCGGCATTCGGGGACAGCGACCCTATAGGCAGCCTATGGCTTACCGCTTTTGTGCTCCAGTCCTTCAGTAGTGCCAGGGATGTGACCACCATAGATGATTCGGTACTGGACGGGGCTGCTGACTGGATCATGTCTAACCAGAACCAGGATGGTTCCTGGGACCAGATAGGGTTCGTGCACCACCAGGAGATCTTAGGTGGAATGAGCGGCAAGTACTCGCTAAGTGCTTACACGGCACTATCACTGCTGGAATACGGCAGAGCTAGTGGCCCGCTTGACAATGCACAGGAATACCTGGAGGATAACCTTGACGACCAGCAGGACGACCCCTATGCACTGGCACTGGCTGCACTGGTACTGGAACGCATGGGCAGCGACCGGGCAGATGATGCGCTTGACATGCTTATGGATCTGGCACAGCAGGATGAGAACGGCATGTACTGGGAACTGGAACCAAGTGTGGAACCCAGGGGAATGTACTGGCAGCCTCCTTCCAGCAAGAATGTTGAAGTGACTGCATACGGCGCACTTGTACTTATCGAGCACAGGGATGCCAGGGCCAATGAAGTCCTGAAATGGCTATCTGCTCAGCGCAACAGCCTGGGCGGATATGGCAGCACCCAGGATACGGTATTGGCATTCAAGGCACTGATGACGGCAGCCGCCACCCAGGCAAAGGACACGGATGCAACGATAACTGTCACGGCAGATGGTAAGAAGATCACACAGGTCAGCGTGGATGCCGGTAACTATGATGTGCTGCAGATTGTGGAAATCCCTGGATCCGCAGAATTAATTACACTGAGTATATCAGGCAAGGGCGACATTAATTACCAGCTTGTCAAGCGGTTCAATGTGATACTGCCTGTTGAACCCGTATTCACTGACCTGGAATTCGAAGTGGAGTACGATGCTACGGATGTGGCAGTGAACGACATTGTTGATGTTCATGCAAGGGTTAACTACACTGGAAGAGCCAATTCAACAGGCATGCTTATCCTGGATGTGGCAGTACCTACAGGCTTTGCTCCAGTGGTATCTACACTGAATGAATTAAAAACGGATGGTCTTATCAGCAGGTACGAGATAGCGGGCCGCAAGATCATCCTGTATGTGGATGACCTGCCAGGAGGTGAGGAACTTTTGTTCGATCTTCAGGTGCAGGCACAGTTCCCTGTAAAGGCTATAATACCTGACAGCAGTGCCTACTCCTACTATAATCCAGAGATAAAGGCAGAGTCCAGAGGCCGGGAGATCGTGGTAGTATAG
- a CDS encoding type II toxin-antitoxin system RelE/ParE family toxin encodes MLKILRNSRCRKKLFLGQPVKGQFKGLLKYRVGNYLAIYTKTKSEVLILRIGHRKNVYK; translated from the coding sequence GTGTTGAAAATTCTCAGAAATTCAAGGTGTCGTAAAAAGTTGTTTTTGGGACAGCCTGTAAAGGGGCAATTTAAAGGATTGTTAAAATATCGAGTTGGTAATTACCTTGCGATTTACACGAAGACAAAATCTGAAGTATTGATCTTGCGAATCGGACACAGAAAGAACGTATATAAGTAA
- the moeB gene encoding molybdopterin-synthase adenylyltransferase MoeB codes for MPGRFTEEQIQRYLRNIMLPEIGKKGQQKLLDSKVLCIGAGGLGSPVIQYLAAAGVGTLGIVDDDVVDLSNLQRQVIHGGNVDKPKVASAAGFVEKLNPDVKVVPYETRLDAGNIMDIIKDYDIVVDCSDNFATRYMVNDACVLTNTPLSHGSIFSFEGQAITIIPGKGPCYRCLFEHAPPPGVAPLSHEVGVMGVLPGIIGVIQATEVIKYLLGIGELLLGRMIYYDALYMTFDEIKIRKNPQCPVCGEEPKIDSIQEEIYCGSCRI; via the coding sequence ATGCCCGGCAGATTCACTGAAGAACAAATACAGCGATATTTACGCAACATCATGCTCCCGGAAATAGGCAAAAAAGGCCAGCAAAAACTACTTGACTCAAAAGTGCTCTGCATCGGTGCCGGAGGTCTGGGTTCCCCGGTCATTCAGTACCTTGCCGCTGCCGGAGTAGGCACACTTGGCATCGTTGACGATGATGTGGTTGACTTAAGCAACCTGCAGCGCCAGGTCATACATGGCGGGAATGTGGATAAACCCAAAGTGGCTTCAGCAGCCGGATTCGTTGAGAAACTGAACCCAGACGTTAAGGTCGTACCCTATGAGACCCGGCTGGATGCCGGCAACATAATGGACATCATCAAGGATTATGATATAGTGGTCGACTGTTCTGATAATTTCGCCACAAGATATATGGTGAATGATGCCTGCGTGCTGACCAACACCCCCCTGTCACACGGCAGTATCTTCAGTTTCGAGGGGCAGGCCATAACAATTATCCCTGGGAAAGGACCATGCTACCGCTGCCTTTTCGAACATGCGCCACCCCCTGGTGTGGCCCCCTTAAGCCATGAAGTGGGAGTGATGGGTGTGCTGCCCGGTATCATTGGTGTCATCCAGGCCACCGAGGTAATAAAATACTTGCTTGGAATTGGTGAACTACTACTGGGCAGGATGATATATTACGATGCCCTGTACATGACCTTTGATGAGATCAAGATACGCAAAAACCCACAGTGTCCCGTGTGCGGTGAGGAGCCAAAGATCGACAGCATACAGGAAGAGATCTATTGTGGGTCATGCCGGATATAG
- a CDS encoding glycosyltransferase — MTVTKGQDMVSIVIPAYNEEKRILGTLQELSRFFSKNPHEILVVMDGCTDSTPELVAGFSINHPAVRSVSHPARLGKGGGILLGISGARGSIIAVVDADCAVPPHDVGKMVDMVPDGIDCVISSRYLPGSVIHTHQPPHRVLASRCFNAMVRLLFGLPYKDTQCGCKVLNAQAARRVAGDIRTHNYAFDVELLWRIRDMGYTTVEVPVEWRHIEGSKLDLKKVIPQMFAAVVRLRLKK, encoded by the coding sequence ATGACGGTGACAAAAGGGCAGGACATGGTCTCAATCGTCATACCTGCCTATAACGAAGAAAAACGCATTTTAGGTACACTACAAGAACTATCCCGCTTCTTTTCAAAAAACCCGCATGAGATACTGGTGGTCATGGACGGCTGCACGGACAGCACCCCTGAACTTGTTGCAGGATTTAGCATAAACCATCCTGCTGTCAGGTCAGTATCCCATCCCGCCAGGCTTGGAAAAGGTGGAGGCATACTGCTCGGCATTTCCGGGGCCAGGGGAAGTATTATTGCAGTAGTGGATGCCGACTGTGCCGTCCCGCCCCATGATGTGGGTAAGATGGTGGATATGGTCCCGGATGGCATTGACTGCGTGATCTCCTCACGGTACCTGCCTGGGTCAGTAATACACACTCACCAGCCCCCGCACAGGGTACTTGCCAGCCGGTGTTTTAATGCAATGGTCAGGCTGTTGTTCGGATTGCCCTACAAGGATACCCAGTGCGGTTGCAAGGTACTAAATGCACAGGCAGCCCGTCGGGTGGCCGGTGATATCCGGACCCACAATTATGCTTTTGACGTGGAACTGCTCTGGCGCATCAGGGATATGGGCTATACAACAGTAGAAGTACCTGTGGAATGGCGCCACATTGAAGGCTCAAAGCTTGACCTGAAAAAAGTAATACCCCAGATGTTTGCAGCCGTGGTCAGGTTGAGGTTGAAAAAGTAA
- the tgtA gene encoding tRNA guanosine(15) transglycosylase TgtA: MPDIFEIIHKDSAGRIGRLATPHGTVETPTIMPVINPNIRTIPAKEMPGFGAQMLITNSYIIYRNRELKEQALSAGLHSLLEFDGPIMTDSGSFQLSVYGDIEVDNAQIIKFQQDIGTDIGVPLDIPTPPSADRDVAKSELTITNQRLMEALEQNNNSSMLLAAPVQGGIFKDLREQAGRELGRAGFDIYPIGAVVPLMESYRYADLVDVIVSAKKGLPSSVPVHLFGAGHPMVFALAVALGCDLFDSAAYALYAKDGRYLTAEGTYHIKDMAYLPCSCPVCIGHTAGEIAASPDRQELLARHNLYATFAEIRLVKQALREGNLWELVERRARIHPRMLDGLKRAVTYADWIEQFDPSSKSTYFYCGPESTKRPEVTRWNTRLERLELVGTVLIRPGGRVRHETEYDNVLHFKPPFGAYPLELKETYPFNAEVANVPDHESLTCALENTKKLIEHNPGAEFTFVYRQSWDHPLIQEICRMVSHSWSV, translated from the coding sequence ATGCCAGATATATTCGAGATCATACACAAGGATTCTGCGGGCAGGATAGGACGCCTGGCCACACCTCACGGCACGGTTGAGACACCCACTATCATGCCTGTCATCAATCCCAATATCCGGACCATCCCGGCAAAAGAGATGCCGGGTTTTGGTGCACAGATGCTAATCACAAACTCATATATCATCTACCGCAACCGGGAACTAAAAGAGCAGGCACTATCGGCCGGGCTGCACAGCCTGCTGGAATTTGACGGCCCCATCATGACTGACAGTGGTTCATTCCAGTTGAGTGTGTATGGCGATATCGAAGTGGATAATGCACAGATAATCAAGTTCCAGCAGGATATCGGTACAGACATCGGCGTTCCACTGGATATTCCAACGCCGCCTTCTGCCGATCGGGATGTGGCAAAGAGTGAACTTACCATAACAAACCAGAGGCTCATGGAAGCCCTGGAACAAAACAATAACAGCTCCATGCTGCTTGCAGCTCCTGTACAGGGCGGCATTTTCAAGGACCTGCGCGAGCAGGCAGGCAGGGAACTGGGGAGGGCTGGTTTTGATATCTATCCCATAGGTGCGGTAGTACCGCTGATGGAATCATACCGCTATGCTGACCTGGTGGACGTGATAGTGAGTGCAAAGAAAGGGCTGCCCTCCTCGGTTCCCGTGCATCTTTTCGGTGCCGGGCATCCGATGGTGTTCGCACTGGCAGTAGCACTCGGCTGTGACCTGTTTGATTCCGCAGCCTATGCCCTGTATGCAAAGGACGGCAGGTACCTGACCGCAGAGGGCACTTACCATATCAAGGACATGGCATATCTTCCCTGTTCGTGTCCGGTATGCATCGGCCATACTGCTGGTGAGATCGCGGCCAGCCCTGACAGGCAGGAACTGCTGGCCCGCCATAATTTGTACGCTACATTTGCTGAGATAAGGCTGGTTAAGCAGGCACTACGTGAGGGCAACCTCTGGGAACTTGTAGAGAGGCGGGCCCGCATCCATCCAAGGATGCTTGACGGGCTGAAGCGGGCAGTAACATATGCTGACTGGATAGAGCAGTTCGACCCATCCTCAAAATCCACATACTTTTACTGTGGCCCGGAATCCACAAAAAGACCAGAGGTCACCCGTTGGAATACCAGGCTTGAGCGGCTGGAACTGGTGGGGACGGTATTAATACGACCCGGTGGGCGGGTCAGACATGAAACAGAATACGACAATGTATTGCACTTCAAGCCTCCGTTCGGCGCATACCCCCTGGAATTGAAAGAGACATATCCTTTTAATGCCGAGGTTGCAAATGTGCCAGACCACGAATCCCTGACCTGTGCCCTTGAGAACACTAAAAAGCTCATTGAGCATAACCCTGGTGCAGAGTTCACTTTCGTGTACCGGCAGTCCTGGGACCATCCCCTGATACAGGAGATATGCCGGATGGTAAGTCACAGCTGGTCGGTCTGA
- a CDS encoding orotate phosphoribosyltransferase produces the protein MDKELIQALKNCGAVKFGDFTLASGRKSTYYVDIKKAITDPATLKLIANRIAGIMKERHICAEAIGGVAVGGIPLATAVSLRSRLPLVIVRKSLKEYGTGGRFVGDVAGRELLMLEDVTTTGGSVIEAIKDLRDAGSVVNMVITVVDREEGASVGLKGMDVELLPLVIAADLLNG, from the coding sequence ATGGATAAAGAACTGATTCAGGCATTAAAGAACTGCGGGGCAGTGAAGTTCGGTGACTTTACACTGGCATCCGGCAGGAAGAGTACGTATTATGTTGACATCAAGAAGGCCATCACCGACCCTGCCACACTTAAACTGATTGCAAACCGTATCGCTGGCATCATGAAGGAGCGACATATCTGTGCAGAGGCCATCGGTGGTGTTGCAGTGGGAGGTATTCCCCTTGCAACCGCAGTTTCACTGAGATCCCGCCTGCCTCTGGTGATTGTCAGGAAGTCATTGAAAGAATACGGCACTGGCGGGCGGTTTGTCGGGGATGTGGCAGGCAGGGAGTTGCTTATGCTTGAGGATGTGACCACCACCGGTGGTTCGGTGATTGAGGCCATTAAGGACCTGAGGGATGCGGGGTCGGTTGTGAATATGGTGATCACAGTAGTGGACAGGGAAGAAGGCGCATCAGTAGGACTGAAAGGCATGGACGTGGAATTGCTGCCACTTGTAATAGCAGCAGACCTACTAAATGGGTAA
- a CDS encoding CDP-2,3-bis-(O-geranylgeranyl)-sn-glycerol synthase: MTLIDILAASIWLMLPAYLANPMAAVFGGGTPIDLGKYFSDGRRILGNGKTIRGLVAGTACGIMIGLIQIGLAPRLMASGVLDNWPLFHGALGAYSFSTLSIVFLMAFGALLGDSAESFIKRRLDLERGAMFPVADQLDFVLGAWVLTYIFAAYWFNTYFSFWIIITVLVATPLLHLSTNILGYLIKVKKEPW, translated from the coding sequence ATGACCTTGATCGATATCCTGGCTGCATCCATCTGGCTTATGCTGCCTGCATATCTCGCAAATCCCATGGCTGCAGTGTTCGGTGGAGGTACCCCGATTGACCTGGGAAAGTATTTCTCTGACGGCAGGCGGATACTTGGGAACGGCAAGACAATAAGGGGACTGGTAGCCGGGACCGCCTGCGGAATTATGATAGGGCTTATCCAAATCGGACTTGCACCCCGTCTAATGGCATCAGGAGTATTGGATAACTGGCCATTGTTCCATGGTGCCCTGGGTGCATATTCATTCAGCACTTTATCCATAGTGTTCCTTATGGCTTTTGGTGCGCTGCTTGGGGACAGTGCAGAGAGTTTTATCAAGCGGCGTCTGGACCTTGAACGGGGTGCAATGTTCCCTGTGGCGGACCAGCTTGATTTTGTGCTGGGTGCATGGGTGCTGACATACATATTCGCAGCATACTGGTTCAATACTTATTTCAGCTTCTGGATAATTATAACAGTACTGGTAGCCACGCCCTTGCTGCACCTGTCTACGAACATATTGGGATACCTCATTAAGGTCAAGAAAGAACCCTGGTAG